Part of the Candidatus Neomarinimicrobiota bacterium genome, TACTCACCTGGAACCGCGGATCGGCATCTCCTTTCCGGTTTCCGAGGAAACGGTTTTCCATTTGAATTACGGATCGTTTATGCAGCGCCCGGGATTCAATTCTATTCTGTATAACCGGGTGGCCGGGACCTCGACTGATGATATTGTTGAAATGGGGAACCCGCAGTTAAAACCACAGATTACCAACGCCTATGATGTCGGAATTGTCAAATCGATTCCGTTCGGATTCTCACTCGACATCAGCGCGTACTATAAAGACGTGAAAGATTTGATTCAACGCGCATTTATCAGTGGAAATTCCGATATCTATGCGACCTACATCAACAGGGACTATGCCGATATTAAGGGATTTCATATTGATCTGGAACGTCATACGGGCAAAATAAACGGATACCTACGGTATAACTGGGAAGCTGCCACCGGAAAGAGCAGCAATGCCCTGAATGCTCCTGTGACCTATTTTAAGGATCCCAACCCGGAATTCGGATTTACTGAACTCCCCGATCCTCAGGATATTTATCTAGATTTTGACCGGACCCACAAGATCGTCATGAAGCTGGAATACAACACCGGAGAAAATGCAGGATTCAACCTGTTTAGCGCTCATCCGCTGGGCCGGATTTCGGTTAATGCCCGGTACCGGGTGATGTCCGGTCGTCCGTATACATGGGATCAGACCGGGAAGGGCTTGAAAATGAACAAGCGGACACCCTGGGAATATGATCTCCGGGCTCGTATCATGAAGAGAATTCCGATAAATGAGACCGATCTGGTGGTGTATGTCGAAGGGTACAATCTGTTGAATAGCCTTAAATGGGATTATAACAATACGTTCACAACAGGACATGAGGCGTATACCCGCTGGCATACCGATCGGGAGGAAGTTCTGACCTGGAAGGAATACTCCCCATACGTCACGAGCCAGGAAATCTATCTCCTTGATAATGAGCCACGCCATTTCCGGGTTGGGCTTGTTCTGAAATTTTAACATGATTTTCAATTTTGCGAGTAGCGAGGGAATGTATATGTATAAGTGTCTAAAATACAATGGTCTTCTTTTGTTAATGGTGCTTTTGGCCGGCCCCGGAATGGCCCAGGATGTTCGGTTTGAAGTTCACGACCGGGGCATGCTGCATGAAACCGTGTATAACACCGGAGAAATCGGCCGGCCATGGCAGACTGGTGAACAGGGGAATGTCACTTCATATCCGCTCATGGAATGGCCGCGATACTCAAAAACCATTGTGAACGGGATCGAATACAGCGGGCAGCACAATCTGATGGGTGCAGGGATGTATATCGGTGCTAATCTTGATAACCTGCCTGGAGAAGAAAATCGACTATTTGCCCTGAGCGGTGCAGTCGGATCCAGTGATCCGGAAACTGTTGCCGGGCGCTGGTCATTTCCGCTCTCAATCGAGAAAATTGAAAATTATCCGGTAAATCCGGACGGGACACTAAATGATGATTACGATCCCAATGAAGCCGAACAGATCATCATTGCCGAGTGGGCTACGTCTATAGGGATAACGGTGACCCGTACTTCACGCCAATATTCCCAGAAGGATTATGACGACTTTATCATCTATGAATATACGCTGGAATACACCGGAGATACCGACGGGACACCAGCTTCGGTGGAACGCACGCAAACGCTGCATGATGTTATGGTCTGCTTCAATTACGGGATGGCTCCGTCGATGTATGGTTTTCAGCGGTGGTACCAAGAGTGGAAATACGAAGGCGGCATATACCGGGGAGATCTTCGGGCATACTGGGATGCCGAGTTGTGGTTGAAATTCAACCTTGATAATTATGTGAATAAAACCCAGCGGATCCTGGCGAAACCGGAACCGGATCCGGATCTGTTTCGGGAATTTGCGGAAACCGGGAAGAATGGTGGCGGGTTGGCAAGCCCTCAGGCGCCGGGATGGGCTATGATTTATTACGACACCACCAAGCTGGCGCCCATTGTTCCGGAGGAATTGGAGGCTAAGGCGGCGGCGCAGGGGATTGTGAATGAATCAGAGGCGGCCCGCAAGGGACGAATTCGCACCACTTCCATCGACTCCTCAGAATACGATCCGGCCTACCATAATCATGTGATTGAAAATGAGTTGGGCACCCTGACCTGGTTTTACGAACTGGACGAAAATTACCATATGAAGCAACCGTGGACTAATAAGGTCAGCACAGGGAATGTCAACAGTCAAAAAATGATGTATGAGAAGGACCCGTTTAACCCGTCAAACCGTTGGAGCGGGGTCTATAAAACCAGCAGCAATACCTGGCCGGAGCCACCCCATCCGGAGGAAAGGTGGATAGGCCGGGCTGCCTTCAATTACCGGCAGACCTCTGATGCAGGTATGCAGCTGATGACTTTTGGTCCTTATTCCTTAGAGCATGGAGATGTTATTGAATTTTCACTCGCGGAGGTTATCGGTTACGGATCCGATCCCGGGAAGCGGGTCGAAGGCGGTGGAGTACCAGGTGAGCCGTTAACTCAATGGTCGGCCGCACCGAACTGGAACGGCCCGGTTGTCATTAACGGAGATACCCTTACGAAGGCTTACATTGACGAATTCGGATACCCGGATTACGTGAACTCTGATGTTGTGTCGGTACAGGATGTAACTAAAAAGGCGTTTGAGGCATATCTTGGTCATCCGCCGACGCTACCGTTCTGGCCGGAGGACAACCCCAAAAATGGTGTATACACTATTCAGAATCCGGCACCACCTGCACCAGCATTGGTCATGAAAAACACACCGGATGCCAGGATCAGACTAATTTGGAAAAATGCTGTTGAGGACTTCCCATATCTCACAGATGACATTGTTCAGTATAATGTGTACCGGGCGACCGCCGGGATGGGACCCTGGCAGCTGCTCGACAGTGTTGCTGTCGGTTCGGATAGCGCGGGGGTCTACGAATTAGTGGACGCGGATCAATCGTTTAAAGTGGGTGACACCCGATTTTATGCCCTGTCCTCGGTTGATGCCGTCGGACGTGAAAGCGGGAAAACCAATATCGTGAACTGGCGCAAAGATGTGGCGTCTGTGGAAAAAATGACCGATGTCTATGTAGTGCCAAACCCGTTTATCGAAGAGTCCGGTTTTGAGGGGAACCCGGCCGAAAGCGTTGGATTTTATGGTTTGCCTGAGGAGTGTATGATCAGGATATATTCGTATGCCGGGCAGCTAGTGGATAAAATTCAGCACAACGAGGCTGTCTATTCAAACAACAAAACGCTCGTGACAATTAACCACCAGGAAATGGCATCGGGTATCTATTTCTATGTGGTGACCACGCCAGACGGCGATCAGACCAGCGGAAAATTTATCATATTGAAGTAAGGCAGGGAGATTCATGATTATGAAATTTCGACAAGCGTTTTTGAAATATATCGGTTTGGCAGGGCTCTTTCTCTCTGTATCCCTGGGACCTGGATTGGATGCTGTTGCCTTTGAAAAGGTGGGCGTGACTTCCTTTCAGTTCCTGAAAGTGATGCCGGGAGCCCGGTCCACCGGGGTTGGGGAGGCGTATTCTTCCATAGTGGATGGTGCTGATGCGATGTACTGGAATCCCGCTGCATTGACCAGGGTGAGCAGGCTAAGCGTCAATGCTTCTCACGTCGACTGGTTTCTGGACACCGGACACAACTCATTCACGGCGGCCTATAATATCGGACGGAATGTCTCTCTTGGGCTGATGGCATTGAATGCAGATTACGGGTCGATTGAGGTGACGACAGTGGACGCCCTTGGACCAGTGGGAGATGGATATAATCCGGGACTCACAGGTGAAACCATTACGCCGGGTGCCACCGCATTCGGAATAGGATTCGGACACCAACTGACTAACAAATTTTCCTACGGGCTTACGGGGAAATACGTCACCGAAGATATGGTGGTGAGGAAAAAGTCCCTGTTAATGTTCGACGGCGGAATCTATTACCACACTGGATTTCGGTCTGTGCAGATGTCCGCGACATTACGGCATTTCGGCCCGGAAGTCACCTACTACGATAAATCTTATTCGCTGCCGCAGACCATGAATGTCGGGATATCCGCCTATGTCATCGGCCAGGGAGATTACCTGTTTTTTAACGCGAGAAATCAAAACCTGTTGATGGCTTTCGATATCGTCCAGCCCAGGGATTATGATCAGCAATACAACCTGGGAGCCGAATATTCCATATCGGACATTCTGTTTTTACGGGCAGGGTATAAAATAAATTACGACACTGCGGGATTAACCCTGGGATTTGGAGTGCAATACGCCAATTTCGCCATTGATTATTCCTTTAACGACCACGACGAATTCCTTGGTAATGTTAACAGGTTTTCAGTCGGATACAATTTATAAACGATTATGCAGGAGAAGGCTCATATGGGTAATAGTTGCCCGCATTTCGTGAAAACATTCATTGTTGGATTCTCAGGAATCGTCATCCTTTTATTCCTAACTGTGACCACCGGATTTAGTCAGCATCGCGGAGATGAAATAGCCTTTCAGGGGCTGGCAAACTCCGCGGATTATTCCGTTAAACCGTTGGCCATGGGAAACGCTTACAACGCGTCTTCAGGTGAAATCCAGTCACTTTATTTTAACCCTGCGGGGTTAGCCAATCTGGAGAAAATGCAGTTTTCGATTTCAGGTAGTGCGTCGCGGAAACACTGGCGTGAGAACCAAGAATACCGGCCGAACCGCCTGTTTGTTACCCTGCCATTCTATCTTGAAGGATTGTATACCCCAAGTTCACTAAACGTGGATTCCATCACCGGGGAACCAGTGCTGGATGAGGATATTGCCATCGATTCAAACTATGTAGTGAATGATCCGGAACTAGGTCTCGATCCGTATAGTAGGGATGCCGCAGATTGGATGAATGACCGGGAGTATACAGGGTTGAATTCCGCAGCACTGGCCTATCCGTTCCGGGTAATGGACCGGAATATCGTCATAGCAGTAGGGTATAAAAACCGGTATAACGTCTCCGATTTTGACCGGAACGATACCTATTTGGATCCACATATCGGGTATTCGGATTACAACATGCCAGGGAGACTTGTGGAAGGTGATACCGTCCATCTGGACTGGTTCCGGTATCTCCGGGAACGATCCGGACAGATCCATGAAGTAAAGGGGGGGCTGGGAGCAGCCATTTCGGAAAAACTGAACCTGGGAATCCGCGTGACCTCTCTCTTTGGGGAAACAGATGATACCAACTTGATGGAAAAAGTTGGCTATTTCGAGCTGATTGAGGAAAACAGTTT contains:
- a CDS encoding T9SS type A sorting domain-containing protein, whose translation is MYKCLKYNGLLLLMVLLAGPGMAQDVRFEVHDRGMLHETVYNTGEIGRPWQTGEQGNVTSYPLMEWPRYSKTIVNGIEYSGQHNLMGAGMYIGANLDNLPGEENRLFALSGAVGSSDPETVAGRWSFPLSIEKIENYPVNPDGTLNDDYDPNEAEQIIIAEWATSIGITVTRTSRQYSQKDYDDFIIYEYTLEYTGDTDGTPASVERTQTLHDVMVCFNYGMAPSMYGFQRWYQEWKYEGGIYRGDLRAYWDAELWLKFNLDNYVNKTQRILAKPEPDPDLFREFAETGKNGGGLASPQAPGWAMIYYDTTKLAPIVPEELEAKAAAQGIVNESEAARKGRIRTTSIDSSEYDPAYHNHVIENELGTLTWFYELDENYHMKQPWTNKVSTGNVNSQKMMYEKDPFNPSNRWSGVYKTSSNTWPEPPHPEERWIGRAAFNYRQTSDAGMQLMTFGPYSLEHGDVIEFSLAEVIGYGSDPGKRVEGGGVPGEPLTQWSAAPNWNGPVVINGDTLTKAYIDEFGYPDYVNSDVVSVQDVTKKAFEAYLGHPPTLPFWPEDNPKNGVYTIQNPAPPAPALVMKNTPDARIRLIWKNAVEDFPYLTDDIVQYNVYRATAGMGPWQLLDSVAVGSDSAGVYELVDADQSFKVGDTRFYALSSVDAVGRESGKTNIVNWRKDVASVEKMTDVYVVPNPFIEESGFEGNPAESVGFYGLPEECMIRIYSYAGQLVDKIQHNEAVYSNNKTLVTINHQEMASGIYFYVVTTPDGDQTSGKFIILK
- a CDS encoding PorV/PorQ family protein, producing MKFRQAFLKYIGLAGLFLSVSLGPGLDAVAFEKVGVTSFQFLKVMPGARSTGVGEAYSSIVDGADAMYWNPAALTRVSRLSVNASHVDWFLDTGHNSFTAAYNIGRNVSLGLMALNADYGSIEVTTVDALGPVGDGYNPGLTGETITPGATAFGIGFGHQLTNKFSYGLTGKYVTEDMVVRKKSLLMFDGGIYYHTGFRSVQMSATLRHFGPEVTYYDKSYSLPQTMNVGISAYVIGQGDYLFFNARNQNLLMAFDIVQPRDYDQQYNLGAEYSISDILFLRAGYKINYDTAGLTLGFGVQYANFAIDYSFNDHDEFLGNVNRFSVGYNL
- a CDS encoding outer membrane protein transport protein translates to MGNSCPHFVKTFIVGFSGIVILLFLTVTTGFSQHRGDEIAFQGLANSADYSVKPLAMGNAYNASSGEIQSLYFNPAGLANLEKMQFSISGSASRKHWRENQEYRPNRLFVTLPFYLEGLYTPSSLNVDSITGEPVLDEDIAIDSNYVVNDPELGLDPYSRDAADWMNDREYTGLNSAALAYPFRVMDRNIVIAVGYKNRYNVSDFDRNDTYLDPHIGYSDYNMPGRLVEGDTVHLDWFRYLRERSGQIHEVKGGLGAAISEKLNLGIRVTSLFGETDDTNLMEKVGYFELIEENSFLFGFDSIQTVTTGHSAFSANSIDIGGIYAFRNVTVGLNIGLPYSVRRDWNYTIETTDSAGVITEESKGTDTFHVPATYTLGLKFTPTNRFTFSLDFVRADYSKAEFDFSDPGTDSTHHHWVDQTVVRSGIEFKATDNLSLLGGYQYVPQVFVPDGNAFNDTGPAAQVYSVGASYSVFDIGRIDLAYQIQNLRYYDQYMSNTNYNVVTRTNFSVEYTHLF